One Brassica napus cultivar Da-Ae chromosome C4, Da-Ae, whole genome shotgun sequence genomic region harbors:
- the LOC106371486 gene encoding uncharacterized protein LOC106371486 has protein sequence MASVMLLFVVFVFDLIAFGLAVAAEQRRTTWQVVNESRDSSYCVYEKDIATGLGIGSFLILLASQLFMMVASRCLCCGRALTPSGSRSCAIPLFITTWVFFFIAEVCLFAGSVQNSYHTKYRVYLGNTAPSCRSVRKGVFGAGAAFIILTGIVSELYYVCLTRAKDFEVPKDPGIRMSSL, from the exons ATGGCTTCCGTGATGCTACTGTTTGTAGTGTTCGTCTTTGATCTCATAGCTTTTGGTCTTGCCGTTGCTGCGGAACAGCGAAGAACCACC TGGCAAGTTGTTAATGAATCAAGAGATTCAAGCTACTGTGTCTATGAGAAGGATATAGCAACGGGTCTCGGAATAGGTTCTTTCTTGATCTTACTAGCGAGTCAGCTCTTCATGATGGTGGCGAGCCGATGCTTATGCTGTGGAAGAGCCTTGACACCAAGTGGGTCTAGATCCTGTGCTATTCCTCTCTTCATCACCacctg GGTCTTCTTCTTCATAGCAGAAGTGTGTTTATTTGCGGGATCTGTGCAAAACTCTTACCATACAAAGTACCGTGTCTACCTTGGGAACACTGCTCCTTCTTGTCGATCAGTAAGGAAAGGCGTGTTTGGTGCTGGAGCTGCGTTCATAATTCTCACAGGGATTGTCTCCGAACTTTACTACGTGTGCTTGACACGGGCCAAAGACTTTGAGGTTCCTAAAGATCCGGGTATTCGTATGAGTAGCTTGTAG